One stretch of Hemibagrus wyckioides isolate EC202008001 linkage group LG01, SWU_Hwy_1.0, whole genome shotgun sequence DNA includes these proteins:
- the colec10 gene encoding collectin-10 produces the protein MAGLQILRNMLLLLFFLVLYAVSSGFSMDVCSNTILPGSKGDPGEVGDAGDEGRLGKTGPPGHAGVPGENGEKGEDGRTGKPGPAGERGQTGERGIAGDLGLKGKAGSTCDCGRYRKVVGQMDININKLKNAVKFLKNVILGVKETEQKFYLLVKEERKHSDAQLNCRLRGGILAPADSENISTLLGSYISEAGLTHVLVGTEVETEHRGNSTVPGGRCTQLASNGALSPTVCDTQKFYICEFSRI, from the exons ATGGCTGGACTGCAGATCCTCaggaacatgctgctgctgctgttctttCTGGTTCTTTACGCCGTTTCTTCAGGGTTCTCCATGGACGTTTGTTCCAACACCATTCTACCAGGATCTAAAG GAGATCCCGGCGAGGTCGGAGATGCAGGAGATGAGGGACGACTCGGGAAAACCGGACCACCGGGACACGCAG GTGTCCCGGGGGAGAAcggagagaaaggagaagatGGGAGAACTGGGAAACCCGGTCCTGCCGGAGAGCGAG GACAAACAGGGGAGCGAGGGATTGCTGGAGATTTGGGGTTAAAGGGGAAAGCAG GTTCGACATGTGACTGTGGGAGATATAGGAAAGTAGTTGGACAAATggacatcaacatcaacaaactGAAAAACGCCGTCAAGTTCCTGAAAAATG TGATTCTGGGGGTGAAGGAGACGGAGCAGAAGTTCTACCTGCTGGTGAAGGAGGAGCGTAAACACAGCGATGCTCAGCTGAACTGCAGGCTGAGAGGTGGAATCCTGGCTCCGGCTGACAGCGAGAACATCAGCACATTGCTGGGTTCCTACATCAGCGAAGCAGGTCTCACTCACGTTCTCGTCGGAACCGAAGTAGAAACCGAGCACAGGGGAAACTCCACAGTTCCGGGTGGGAGGTGCACACAGCTGGCATCTAACGGGGCGCTGAGCCCCACAGTGTGTGACACCCAGAAGTTCTACATCTGTGAGTTCTCCAGGATCTAA
- the mal2 gene encoding protein MAL2 isoform X1: MAEATNPAATSFPVPTISLPLGPDIIRTYSGALICMEIIFGGLVWILVASSNVPVPLLQGWVMFVSVTLFCCSAAYLSLFLLGLADRINTDWNFMDMMYHFMALLFYFSVFVLEAAVTSGVHKHNTNTTVCLSKPSTNIITFMDFRQYSINVVATIFAFFVTVFYGCSMFMGFKRWRK; the protein is encoded by the exons ATGGCAGAAGCGACGAACCCAGCGGCCACCTCCTTCCCTGTGCCCACCATCTCGCTGCCGCTGGGGCCGGACATCATCCGGACCTACTCGGGAGCTCTGATCTGCATGGAgatt ATCTTCGGGGGTTTGGTTTGGATTCTCGTGGCTTCCTCGAATGTCCCCGTGCCACTGCTCCAGGGCTGGGTCATGTTCGTGTCTGTCACTTTGTTCTGCTGCTCTGCGGcctacctctctctcttcctgcttGGCCTTGCTGACCGCATCAACACTGACTGGAACTTCATG GATATGATGTACCACTTCATGGCGCTACTCTTCTATTTCTCAGTGTTTGTGCTGGAGGCGGCGGTGACGTCTGGGGTTCATAAACACAACACGAACACGACAGTGTGTTTGTCCAAACCCAgcactaacatcatcaccttcatggACTTCAGACAGTACAGTATTAATGTGGTGGCTACG ATATTTGCCTTCTTTGTGACTGTGTTCTATGGCTGCAGCATGTTCATGGGCTTTAAGCGATGGAGGAAGTGA
- the mal2 gene encoding protein MAL2 isoform X2: MAEATNPAATSFPVPTISLPLGPDIIRTYSGALICMEIIFGGLVWILVASSNVPVPLLQGWVMFVSVTLFCCSAAYLSLFLLGLADRINTDWNFMDMMYHFMALLFYFSVFVLEAAVTSGVHKHNTNTTVCLSKPSTNIITFMDFRQYSINVVATHVHGL, translated from the exons ATGGCAGAAGCGACGAACCCAGCGGCCACCTCCTTCCCTGTGCCCACCATCTCGCTGCCGCTGGGGCCGGACATCATCCGGACCTACTCGGGAGCTCTGATCTGCATGGAgatt ATCTTCGGGGGTTTGGTTTGGATTCTCGTGGCTTCCTCGAATGTCCCCGTGCCACTGCTCCAGGGCTGGGTCATGTTCGTGTCTGTCACTTTGTTCTGCTGCTCTGCGGcctacctctctctcttcctgcttGGCCTTGCTGACCGCATCAACACTGACTGGAACTTCATG GATATGATGTACCACTTCATGGCGCTACTCTTCTATTTCTCAGTGTTTGTGCTGGAGGCGGCGGTGACGTCTGGGGTTCATAAACACAACACGAACACGACAGTGTGTTTGTCCAAACCCAgcactaacatcatcaccttcatggACTTCAGACAGTACAGTATTAATGTGGTGGCTACG CATGTTCATGGGCTTTAA